One segment of Heteronotia binoei isolate CCM8104 ecotype False Entrance Well chromosome 18, APGP_CSIRO_Hbin_v1, whole genome shotgun sequence DNA contains the following:
- the PANK4 gene encoding 4'-phosphopantetheine phosphatase: MAERGGRGGRSGGGGVVVSGGSLDKSITLPPDEIFRNLENAKRFAIDIGGSLAKLAYYSTVQHKVARVRSFDQSGKDTENESPYEITVQEEITARLHFIKFENAYIETCLDFIKDHLVNTETKVIKATGGGAYKFKDLIEKKLGLKVDKEDVMTCLIKGCNFVLKNIPHEAFAYLKDADPEFRFQMNHPNIFPYLLVNIGSGVSIVKVETEDKFEWIGGSSIGGGTFWGLGALLTKTKKFDELLQLASKGQHTNVDMLVKDVYGGAYQTLGLSGNLIASSFGKSATADKDFSKEDMAKSLLHMISNDIGQLACLYAKLHNLNKIYFGGFFIRGHPVTMRTITYSINFFSKGEVQALFLRHEGYLGAIGAFLKGAEEDNPNQYSWGENYASSSGLMSTSPDICPMQRERSGTFDMLEMDRLERTLVNLPLLKDPSVYVPDTVDLTDDAMARKYWLSCFEDALDGVAKRAVASQPDSVDAAERAEKFRQKYWDKLQTLRQQPFAYGTLTVRSLLDTREHCLNEFNFPDPYSKVKQKENGIALKYYQRVIESLDALGWEERQFALAKGLLAGNVFDWGAKAVSEVLETEPQFGFEEAKEKLQERPWLEDSYSEWLERLKGSPHKCALIFADNSGIDIILGVFPFVRELLSRGTEVILACNSGPALNDVTYSESLFVTERIAAADAIIRSALKEEKLLLVQTGSSSPCLDLSRLDKGLANLVRERKTDLVIIEGMGRAIHTNYYAELKCESLKLAVIKNSWLADRLGGKLFSVIFKYEVPLK, translated from the exons GACACAGAAAACGAATCACCGTATGAAATCACCGTTCAAGAAGAGATAACTGCTCGGCTGCATTTCATTAAGTTTGAGAACGCCTATATTGAAACCTGTCTGGATTTCATCAAAGACCACCTCGTCAACACGGAAACGAAAGTGATCAAAGCCACGGGAGGTGGCGCATACAAATTCAAAGACCTTATTGAGAAGAAGCTGGGACTAAA GGTCGACAAAGAAGATGTCATGACTTGCTTGATTAAGGGGTGCAACTTTGTCCTAAAGAACATCCCCCATGAAGCATTTGCATACTTGAAGGACGCGGACCCCGAGTTCCGATTTCAGATGAACCACCCAAACATTTTCCCCTATTTGCTCGTCAACATTGGCTCCGGGGTTTCTATAGTGAAG GTGGAAACGGAGGATAAATTTGAGTGGATTGGAGGAAGCTCAATCGGAGGAGGGACCTTCTGGGGTCTTGGAGCATTGCTTACAAAAACAAAG AAGTTTGATGAATTGCTGCAGCTTGCTTCGAAGGGACAGCACACAAACGTTGACATGCTGGTGAAAGACGTGTACGGTGGCGCTTACCAAACTCTTGGGCTCAGTGGAAACCTAATAGCCAGCAGTTTTGGGAAATCTGCCACAGCCGACAAAG ACTTTTCCAAAGAAGATATGGCAAAAAGCTTGCTGCATATGATCAGCAATGACATCGGGCAGCTCGCTTGTCTTTACGCCAAACTCCACAACTTGAACAAAATATATTTCGGAGGCTTTTTCATCCGAGGACACCCCGTCACCATGCGCACAATCACTTACAGTATTAATTTCTTCTCCAAG GGAGAAGTGCAGGCGCTGTTCCTGAGACACGAAGGCTACCTTGGAGCCATCGGGGCGTTCTTAAAAGGAGCCGAAGAAGACA ATCCCAACCAGTACAGCTGGGGAGAAAACTACGCCAGCAGTTCAGGACTGATGAGCACGTCGCCCGATATCTGCCCCATGCAGCGTGAAAGGAGCGGCACG TTCGACATGCTGGAAATGGATCGTTTGGAGCGGACGCTGGTTAACCTGCCTTTGCTGAAGGACCCCTCTGTCTATGTCCCTGACACAGTTGACCTGACAGACGATGCCATGGCCAGGAAATACTGGCTCAGTTGCTTTGAGGATGCTTTGGATGGG GTTGCGAAGCGTGCTGTGGCCAGCCAGCCAGACTCGGTCGACGCAGCTGAGCGAGCAGAGAAGTTTCGGCAGAAGTACTGGGATAAACTTCAGACGCTCCGGCAACAGCCTTT TGCTTATGGCACCTTAACTGTTCGGAGCTTGTTGGATACAAGAGAACACTGCCTAAACGAATTCAACTTCCCGGATCCTTACTCCAAG GTAAAGCAGAAAGAAAACGGCATAGCATTAAAATACTATCAGAGGGTAATCGAGTCCTTGGATGCGTTAGGCTGGGAAGAGAGACAGTTTGCTCTGGCGAAAGGACTTCTGGCAGGGAATGTCTTTGACTGGGGAGCAAAAGCTGTTTCCGA AGTCCTTGAAACGGAGCCGCAGTTCGGATTTGAAGAGGCCAAGGAAAAACTGCAAG AACGTCCTTGGTTAGAAGATTCCTACAGTGAGTGGCTGGAGCGACTGAAG GGCTCCCCTCATAAATGTGCCTTGATTTTTGCAGATAACAGTGGGATTGACATCATTTTAGGCGTCTTCCCCTTTGTCAGGGAACTGCTGTCCAGGGGCACAGAG GTGATATTGGCTTGTAATTCCGGACCTGCTTTGAATGATGTAACCTATTCCGAGTCCCTGTTTGTCACGGAAAGGATAGCAGCTGCAGACGCCATCATACG aTCTGCCTTGAAGGAAGAAAAGCTGCTTTTGGTACAAACAGGCTCCAGTTCCCCATGTTTGGACCTCAG CCGCCTAGACAAAGGCCTGGCCAACCTAGTCCGGGAGCGGAAGACGGACCTGGTCATCATCGAAGGGATGGGCCGGGCAATCCACACCAACTACTATGCAGAGCTCAAGTGCGAAAGCCTCAAACTTGCCGTCATCAAGAACTCTTGGCTGGCGGATCGCCTGGGCGGGAAGCTCTTCAGTGTCATTTTCAAGTACGAGGTGCCCCTCAAATGA